AGGGGTGAGGAAAGCGTGAGGGCGTGGCGAGCCGCGGACCACTCTCGCACCTTCGCACTCTCGCACTTCTGTTCCGTACTCTCGTACTTCCGTACCTCCCGTACTAAAAGAGGGCGCGGCGGGCACCCCGCCGCGCCCCGCGTGCGCCACGCCCCGCCGGGGGCCTTACCGCTGGTCGATGGGCACGACCTTCTTGCCGCGCGGGCCCACGTACTCCGAGCTCGGGCGGATCAGGCGGTTGTCGGCGTACTGCTCCAGCAGGTGCGCCGTCCACCCCGGCGTGCGCGCGATGGCGAACACGGCGGTGAACAGGTCCATCGGGATCCCCAGCGTGGTGTAGACCGAGGCGCTGAAGAAGTCGACGTTGGGGTAGATCTTCTTGCCGCGCTTCTCCATCTCGTCGGCCATGGCCGCGCGGATCTTGTCCGACAGGTCCAGCCAGCGGGTCTCGCCCGCCTCGGCCATGATCTTGTCGGCCAGCTCGCGCAGCACCGTGGCGCGGGGGTCGGTGGCGCGGTACACGCGGTGCCCGAAGCCCATCACCTTCTTCCCGCCCTCCAGGGCGCCGTGCACCCAGGCCGCCGGGTCCTGGCCGCTCTCGTCGATCTCGCGGAGCATGTTCATCACCTCCACGTTGGCGCCGCCGTGGCTGGGGCCCTTCAGCGTACCAATCGCGGAGGTGATGCAGGAGTAGACGTCCGACAGCGTGCCCGCCGTGACGCGCGCCGCGAAGGTGCTGGCGTTCATGGCGTGCTCGGCGTGCAGCACCAGCGCCACGTCCATGGTGCGGCAGCGGGTGTCGTTGGGCTCCTCGCCGTTCAGCATGTACAGGAAGTTCGAGGCGACGCTCTTTCCCTCCTTCGGCTGCAGCGGCTCGTTGCCGTTGCGCAGCCGGTCGTACGCGGCCACCAGCGTGGGGGTCACGGCGGTCAGGTACAGCGCCTTGCGGCGGACCTCGGCGTCGGTGATCTCGTCGGCCTTGGGGTCGAACGTGCCCAGCGCCGACACGGCCGTGCGCAGCGCCGCCATGGGGTCGGCGTCCCTGGGCAGGGTGCGCAGCACCGCCAGCATTTCGTCCGAAAGGCGCGCGTTGGCGGCCAGCTCGCGCTTGAAGCCGTCCAGCTGCTCCCGGTTGGGAAGCTCGCCGTTCCACAGGAGGTAGCACACCTCCTCGAAGGTGGTGTTGCGCGCCAGGTCGTCGATGTCGTACCCGGCGTAGATCAGCTCGCCGACTTCGCCGTTGATGTCGCTCAGCCTGGACTGACCGACCACGACCCCTTCCAGCCCCTTGCCAGCCATATCTGTCTTCCTCGAACGCCCGTGCGAAGCTAGAATTTCGGAAACGTGTGCCGCCCCCTCGCGGCGCCGCGTCCGCCCTGCGGAGCCCGGGGCGGCGTGCACCATCCGGGCCAGCGGCGGCGCGCCAACATAGCGCGGGGGCCGCGGTGTGGCAAGCGCGCCCGCGGGGGCGCGGAAGCGCGCCGGGGGCCGGGACTTGCAGGCACGGGCGCACGGTCGCGGGGGCGCGGGATGCGCCCTTTTTATCGTACGAAACACCGGACGTGGGCGGGGAGTGGAGCCGCAGGCCGACGCGGAGCTGATCGGGCGCATCCTGGCGGGCGAGCGAGAGCTGTACGCCCGCCTCGTCGCGCATTACCAGGACAGCATGTTCCGCCACGCGGCCGCCATGGTGGGCGACCGCGACGCGGCGTCGGACCTGGTGCAGGAAAGCTTCGTGAAGGCGTTCACGCGGCTGCACACCTGCGACCCCGAGCGCTTCGCGGCGTGGCTCTTCCGCATCCTGCGCAACCGCTGCAAGGACTGGCTGAAGAACCGCCGCCAGCACACCGCGCCGCTGCAGGACGACGCGCACGCCGCCGGCGAGGGCGACGATCCCGGCCTGACGCTGGAGCGCGCGGAGCTGGGGCGCGTGGTGCAGGCGGCGCTCATGCGGCTGCCCCCCGCGCAGCGCGAGGCCTTCCTGCTGAAGCACGTGGACGGCCTTAGCTACGAGGAGATGGCGGAGCGACTGGAGACGGGGATCAGCGCGCTGAAGATGCGGGTGATGCGTGCCCGCGAGGCGCTGCAGGAGATCCTCCGCGAGATCGTCTGATACGGAATCTGCCCGGAGAGTCGGCGCGGGCCCCATCACCCTGACGTCATCCTGAGGCCGGCCACGCCGCAACCAGTTTCTGCGCAGATGGTTGCAGGCCGAAGGATCCATACCCCGTCCAGCACGTCCGCCGGGAAACACATCGGAGTCTTCTTCCGGGTCCGGTATGAGCCCGGTCCTGAAGAAGGGTGCGTTTCATAGCGGAGCCGGGGGATCGATCGTGCAATCCGCCAGCGCACGGGCGACCTCACCTATAGATCCTCGGCCTGCAACCGTTGGTGCGGGGAGCAACGACGGTGTGGCCGGCCTCAGAATGACGTCTCTCCGTGCGTTCGCAATGCACAGGTGATTGCCAGATCCCGTATCACGCGGAAAAGCAGAGCAGCGGAGGAGTCCCCTCTGCTGCTCTGCTTCTCCGTCTAAACCCCTGTCGTTCAGATCGCAGATTCGTCGCCGGTGCGGGCGGCCTCGCGCGGGTCGGCCTCGGTGGCGGCGCCGGACGCCTGGTCGGCCTGCAGCGCGTGCTCGGCGCAGAGGCGCGTCTCGGGGATCACCTCCAGGCGCTCGATCTCGATGTCGCGCCCGTCCACCTCGCACCTGCCGAACTCCTCGGGCGTCTTGTACAGCCGCTCCAGCGCCTCGTCGATCTGGTAGAGGCGGCGGCCTTCCATGCTGGTGAGCAGGTAGTCCTGCTCCTGGTCCTGCGACTCGGTGCCCACGTCGGCCGGGTGGAAGCGGTACAGGCTGAGCTCGCCCGCGCGCTCGCGCAGGTCGTTCAGCCGCTCGTCGAAGTGGCCGATGTTCTCCAGCACCTGCCTGCGCTCGCGCAGCAGCACCTGCTCGATCCGGCTCCTGTCCTGGTCGCTCAGCATTCCGTTATCGCTCCTGGTCCGTATCCGCCCGGCCGTGCGCCGCGCGCCGCACGCGGTGCGATCAATCTCCGTGCCGCGGTCCGGCGGGGCTGGGGTGAGTCCCGCCCCGGCGCGCCGGAACCTGGTTCGCCGGGGTGCTTGCGCGTGGACGGCGCGATCGCCACAATTTGACCGGTACTTCCTGCTCCGCGGATGCGCCCCGTATCCCTCCCCGACCCACGTCACACCCGCTCATCCATGCTTTCCATCCGAGGATATTCCTCGCTGTTGCGGGGAATTCTGCTCCCCCTGTGCCTGACGATCCTGCCGCTCGTGCCGGCGCGTCTGCGGGCGCAGTGCCCCGTCACGGACCCGAACTGCACCGGGGGCGGGTCGGTGCCGACGGTGTCCATCAATCCCGCGTCCGGGGCGGTATCCACGGCGTCGGTGACGGTCACGATCAACTGGAGCTCGGCGGAGGGGCTGAACGCGTCCTCCCGGTCGATCAAGATCAACAATGTCGAGAGCGCGGGCTCGTTCACCTACACGGCGACCGACGGATCGCACGCCCAGTCGCAGGGCACGGTGTCGCTGACGGGGAGCGCGAGCGTCACGGTGT
Above is a window of Longimicrobium sp. DNA encoding:
- a CDS encoding citrate/2-methylcitrate synthase, translating into MAGKGLEGVVVGQSRLSDINGEVGELIYAGYDIDDLARNTTFEEVCYLLWNGELPNREQLDGFKRELAANARLSDEMLAVLRTLPRDADPMAALRTAVSALGTFDPKADEITDAEVRRKALYLTAVTPTLVAAYDRLRNGNEPLQPKEGKSVASNFLYMLNGEEPNDTRCRTMDVALVLHAEHAMNASTFAARVTAGTLSDVYSCITSAIGTLKGPSHGGANVEVMNMLREIDESGQDPAAWVHGALEGGKKVMGFGHRVYRATDPRATVLRELADKIMAEAGETRWLDLSDKIRAAMADEMEKRGKKIYPNVDFFSASVYTTLGIPMDLFTAVFAIARTPGWTAHLLEQYADNRLIRPSSEYVGPRGKKVVPIDQR
- a CDS encoding RNA polymerase sigma factor, which encodes MEPQADAELIGRILAGERELYARLVAHYQDSMFRHAAAMVGDRDAASDLVQESFVKAFTRLHTCDPERFAAWLFRILRNRCKDWLKNRRQHTAPLQDDAHAAGEGDDPGLTLERAELGRVVQAALMRLPPAQREAFLLKHVDGLSYEEMAERLETGISALKMRVMRAREALQEILREIV